One genomic window of Roseobacter ponti includes the following:
- a CDS encoding PLP-dependent aminotransferase family protein: MALPVETFFLHPDAQGTLQSQIQQMIAQGILSGRFLRGEKLPSTRKLAAHLGVSRITVTIAYTELLANDYLSSRGRSGYYVSENAPVPPAFEPTRAGTDGVDWTRAIGQRFSGGDMPRKPADWAGYRYPFIYGQADPTLFDHANWRICALKALGQKDFTALTTDYYDQDDPQLIEFIARHTLPRRGITARPEQILITLGAQNALWLTTQVLLTQRRRAALEDPCYHALRDILSQSRCHVTPVRVDADGMPPDAIPPDTDVIFTTPSHQCPTTGTMPMHRRHELLRRAAGMDALIVEDDYEFEMSFLRSPSPALKSLDTDGRVIYVGSFSKSLFPGLRLGYLVGSEPFIREARALRASVLRHPPGHVQRTAAYFLSLGHHDALIRRMGSTLHERREVMADAIARNGLQISGQGANGGSSFWMQAPAGVDTRELARRLQARGVLIEPGHSFFSGPEQPTGFYRLAYSSIPVQRIASGVALVASEIQEMAGLALTAG, translated from the coding sequence ATGGCCCTGCCCGTTGAAACCTTTTTTCTGCACCCTGATGCTCAGGGCACGCTGCAGTCGCAGATCCAGCAGATGATTGCACAGGGCATTCTGTCGGGCAGGTTTCTGCGCGGAGAAAAGCTGCCGTCAACGCGCAAGCTCGCGGCCCATCTGGGGGTCAGCCGGATTACGGTGACCATCGCCTACACCGAGCTTCTGGCAAATGATTACCTCTCATCGCGCGGTCGTTCAGGCTATTACGTTTCTGAAAACGCGCCCGTTCCGCCGGCTTTTGAACCGACGCGGGCCGGCACGGATGGCGTGGACTGGACCCGCGCCATCGGACAGCGGTTTTCCGGTGGTGACATGCCGCGCAAGCCCGCGGACTGGGCCGGATACCGCTATCCTTTTATCTATGGACAGGCCGATCCGACGCTCTTTGATCATGCGAACTGGCGCATCTGTGCCCTGAAGGCGCTCGGGCAAAAAGATTTCACCGCGCTGACCACGGATTACTACGATCAGGACGACCCGCAGCTCATCGAATTTATCGCGCGCCACACTCTGCCCCGGCGCGGTATCACCGCCCGCCCCGAACAGATCCTGATCACGCTCGGGGCGCAGAACGCGCTCTGGCTCACAACCCAGGTTCTGTTGACGCAAAGGCGTCGTGCGGCCCTCGAAGACCCCTGTTATCATGCACTTCGCGATATTCTGTCGCAGTCGCGCTGTCATGTGACGCCGGTGCGGGTGGACGCCGACGGCATGCCCCCCGATGCCATTCCGCCCGACACCGATGTGATCTTCACCACGCCCAGCCACCAGTGTCCGACCACCGGGACGATGCCCATGCACCGGCGCCATGAGCTGCTGCGCCGGGCCGCCGGCATGGATGCGCTGATCGTCGAGGATGATTACGAGTTCGAAATGTCCTTTCTGCGCAGCCCGTCGCCCGCGCTCAAGAGCCTCGATACCGACGGGCGGGTGATCTATGTCGGCAGCTTTTCCAAGTCGCTCTTTCCGGGGCTGCGGCTGGGGTATCTGGTGGGCTCGGAGCCCTTTATCCGCGAGGCCCGCGCCCTGCGGGCTTCCGTGCTGCGCCACCCGCCCGGACATGTGCAGCGCACGGCGGCGTATTTTCTGTCGCTCGGCCATCATGATGCGCTCATCCGCCGGATGGGCAGCACCCTGCATGAGCGCCGCGAGGTCATGGCTGATGCAATCGCCCGCAACGGTCTGCAGATCTCCGGTCAGGGAGCCAACGGCGGCTCTTCTTTCTGGATGCAGGCACCCGCCGGCGTCGACACCCGGGAACTTGCGCGGCGCCTGCAGGCCCGCGGCGTTCTCATCGAGCCCGGGCACTCGTTCTTTTCAGGCCCCGAACAGCCCACGGGCTTTTACCGGCTTGCCTATTCCTCCATCCCTGTCCAGCGCATCGCCAGCGGCGTCGCACTGGTCGCCAGCGAAATACAGGAGATGGCCGGCCTGGCCTTAACCGCAGGCTGA